Part of the Brassica oleracea var. oleracea cultivar TO1000 chromosome C8, BOL, whole genome shotgun sequence genome is shown below.
AATGATGATCATAGGCGATAGAGAAGTCGTGTCTTCTGAAGTTGTGTCTTCTGAACTCATGTCAAATGGAATAGTTACAACTTGCTATTGGGATAATAAATCATTAAATAACATGAATTAAAATTACTAAATATTATAATTTTCATTTATTATCTATGATACTGCTTGTTGCTATCATTTCTTGCAAAATATAACAATAAAATATCTAAATTTCTTAAAATTTTACATAGTTTCATATCTTTAAACTATCTAGATCGTTAAATTTTTTCTTAGTTTCATATATTTAGACAATCTAAATAAGTTATAATTTTTTATTAATTAAAGTTATACAAAGTTTCAAATCCAATGCATGCTACTGTTGCCATGAGAAGTCGTGTAGAAGAAGTCGTGTCTTTTGAAGTCGTGTCTTCTGGAGCCGTCTATCAAATCACTCTTAAATGGAAGAGTTACAATTTGTAGTTGGGGTAGTAAATCATTAAAATACAGAAATTAAAATTACTAAATATTATCATCCTCATTTATTATCGCAGATAATGCGTATTGCTATCATTTCTTGCAAAATATAACAATATAATATATAAATTTCATAAAATTTTACATAGTTTCTTATATTTAGAGTATCAAATCGTTAAAATTTTGCTTAGATTCATGATTTTAGACAATCTAAATCAGTTATTTCACTTAATTATATAAAGTTATATATTTTTATCAATTAAAGTTACGCAAAGTTTCAAATCCAAAAGTTTCAAATCCAAGGCATGCGACTGTTGCAGTGAGAAGTCGTGTCTTCTGAACTCGTGTTTTCTCGAGGCGTCTACTTGTAGATGGGTCAGAGGATCATTATCACCTTCTCCAAATAAATAAAACAAATATCTCTCCATTTACTTCATAAAACGAATATCTCTCTATTACTTGATAAAACGAATATCTCTCCATGGCGAACTTCAACTTGGCTTCTCTCCCTCCTTCCATGCTTCACAAGATTCTATCCAAGGTAGCAACAACTAGTATCCGGGACTTTGGTTGTGCAAGAGTTGCTTTCCCCGAGTTTAACGCAGTTGGAAGAGAAGATTACTTTTACAAATCTGCCGATCTCATTTTCTTGAATGGATGGATAGATCAGGTCAGTGTTGTTAGAACATTCAGGCTTAAGTGCTACCAACTGGGTAATCCAGAGGCCATATAATTTCGAGGTATGTATTAATACTTCATCCTCCATTTACTTGATGAAGGAAGGGAAAAAAATCATCTTGCTGGTGAGAGAGGATGCTTGTTGGCCAAATATGTAGATGGTATGATGAATTTAGCATTTAGCGTTGATCATAGAGGATTGGTTCACAACTATCCTGATTTTACTCGTGAATACGTTGATCGGATGGATCACATGATCACTAGTTGGGCGCTCTATGGCCATTGGGATTACGGTAAACCTGAGATGTTTATGTCTCGACTGGAAAGAATAAATCCCACCGTCTCGTATGATTGCTGGTGCTCCGCAATAATAGAACCAGTGTTTGTAGTCTCCATAGATGGATCAAGAACACGATGGAAATGCGATCGTTGTTTCTGGCAATGTGCAGCTTGGGACTTCTGCAATGAAATTCATTTGACTGCTCGTGACTTGCCAATTGGAGATTAATTGTGTGTTTATGAGTTATGACATGTAATTTTTATCTATTTTGTTAAGCTTAGGTAAAATACATTTCATAATGTAATGTCTCTACTTTTTTCTCTATAAAATTATCTTTATTTATTTTAACTTCAATAAAAGAACATATTGCCAATGTAAAAGATACAATAAAATAAAATATTGCCAATGTGTTTCAAAAAAAAAAATGCCAATGTAAAAGATACAACCAAAATTAGTTGAACTTTTACTAAGTTTTACGGTTACTAAAAGTGCGACTTAGTTTAAGTTTTATTAAGTTGCACAGTAACACAAATGTTTACAGTTACACCAACTCTTACTAATTTTTCGGAAGTTATGGAGAAACAAATCCGAATTTTATGGATCGGGTCTAGATGGTCCATGCAATGCCCTTGGTTGAGTTGTAATTATGCAAATCCCTTTTTAGTTTCGTGATCTTTTGCTTATTTTTTGGATTTAAATAAAGTTTTATTTAATTATTTTTCGGACATGAGTACTGGATAATATTGTTTTTCGAGCATGAGCACTGGAGCAATTGATTCGGTCCGCGTCCATGGACAAATCCAGTCCAATTCATTGTGACCGGTCATGAATGCACCCAATTAAAATACGATCTAAATGGGTTAAAGATCCAATTAGTCAATGATCTCTAAATTAATGAATATATCCAAACGTTTAAAAGTAGGATTTTGTTAATTTGAGACTTTTTGGACTTGGAAAATGTATTTTTGTAATTTTGGCGAAAAAATGAAGTTTTTATGGTTTTGATTTGAAAATAGAGATTCTACGCGGGAAAATAAAATTTTATGATTTTAACAAAACTACACAATTTTGTACATTTTGGCGGGAAAATACAACCTCACGGTTTTAGCCGGAAAACATGTTAAGGAGAGGTCGGAACAGCCATTAGCGAGAAAAAAAAAACATTTTTTCTCTCTAAAAGATCTTAGGGAGAGAACTCCGACGTTTTTATCTTACAAGAAGAAACGTTTTAAGAGAGAGAAATCTGAAACGCATAGAATGGTTAGAAATTTAGAAAATGTAAACAAAGTATAGCATATATTGGGACTTGAAAAGCAGACGGTTTCTTTGGGAATCTCATTCCTGACCATTACAGAAAGTCAACATAAAAAGAAGCCCATAAAAAGAATAATATACTAATAAAAAGCGAACAACTTTATTTACTTCTGTTTCGTTCGTCTGTCTTGGTCTTTTCATTAACACCCTTTGATCTTCTTCTTCTTCTTCCTCCCTGAAGATTAGGGTTTTGTAATGTGTTTGTAAGGAGAAGAAAAAAAACAACAATGATAGGAATCTCGGGGTCAATTGCGAGAGACGGGCTCGAGACCGAACCTGTGTCTCGATCTCCTTCGTTGGCTGATGGATCTCCTCCTTCTGATCTCAATCACGCGGCGGATGTCCTCAGTAAGGAGTTAAAGAATGTGGGTCTGGATGAAGAGAAGATGACGAGTGTCCCTGGCGGTGTTGATTCGAAAGCCCTAGAGGAGGAGGAAGAAGAAGAAGATGGTGTGAGCGAGAATGAGAGTGAGGCGTTGTATCCGGTGAGGCCAGGAGCAGAGGATTGCGCGTTTTACATGAGAACTGGGAGCTGCAAATTCGGATCCACTTGCAAATTCAACCACCCTCTTCCAAATCCCACAAACATCCAAGTAAGTGAATATGCTTTGTCTTTACGTGAAAGATTGTTTGTTTTTTTTTGATTAATCTTATGGAAGGTTTGTTTATTTTAATTAGAGCCACATGTGTATAGATACTTCTATATTATACTATCTGTGTGCTATGTGCTGGACCAAAAGGAGAAACCTTTTCTTAGTCTTTATCTTCTGTCTCTCATCTGTATATGCTTCTATTGGAACCAGGGGAAGATTTGCCTTTAAAGAAACATCATTATTTTAATCAGTGGCACATGTGTATAGAGACTAGTATATATATATATTAATTTGTGCTTCGTTGCTGGACCAAAAGGAGAAAGCTTTGTTTAGTGTTTATGTTATGTATATGCTTTTGGTTGAACCAGTTTCACGGTTGTTCTTTAAAATTCTGTTCTTGTTTCCATTGTTTTGAAGATTGCTAGGGAGAGTAAAGTAAGAGAAAAGGAAGAGGATGCTGATAAAATGAGACTCATGGATTGCAAGGTTCCTTTTACCATGCTCTCATTTGTAATTATTATCTTCATGGCATAAACTGATACTCAGTTCTTGTATGCGGTTTGCAGTATTACTTCAGGACAGGAGGTTGCAAATATGGATTAACTTGTAGATTCAACCACACTAAACCAAACTCTGATGTGCCACCCTCTGCACCTGAGCTTAACTTCCTCGGCCTTCCCATCAGACCTGTAATTCCCCCATTTTTAATTCACTTTTTTTTTTGTTGCTTTAAGTTTTGTCAAATGCTATATAATATAAATCATATGCAAACAACCCAATTTGCAGGGAGAGATAGAATGTCTTTTCTACATGCGCAATGGCTCCTGTAAGTTCGGAGCTGACTGCAAATTTAATCATCCTGATCCCACAACTCTTGGAGGAACCGACTCTCCGTCTTTTCATGGTAACAATGGTGGATCCATCGGATCATTTTCCCCCAAAAGCACATTCCAACCAAGTTCAACCTCATGGTCTTCACCGAGGCATGCCAATGGCACAGCTCCTTTTATTCCATCCATGTTGTCTCAGAGTCGTGGAGCTTCATCCCAAGCTCCCGAGTGGATTGGCTATCAGGTAGTAAGTTGTGGATCTTAATAATAATGATCTATTGTCTGAAGTTTATTTATTTTTTCTTTTTTTTTTTGTATTTGCCTAGGGTACTACTATGTATCCGTCAGAAAGGAGTGTGTTTTCTACTTCCACCACATACCTTATGAACTACTCATCAGCTGAAACAAGTATTTTCACACCATACAAATATCAAAAACCTGCTGAGGAGTTTCCAGAACGTCCCGACCAGCCTGATTGCAGTTATTATCTTAAAACCGGGGACTGTAAGTTCAAGTTCACTTGCAAATACCATCATCCTAAGAATCGATTGCCGAAACAGCCTCCTTTCGCTCTCAATGACAAGGGCCTTCCCCTTAGGCCTGTAAGTCCTTGTGCTTCTCTGTTCTTGTGTGTATTGGTTTTAGAAAGTTGTTAGGCTTTGTAACCGATTGTCTAATCTCATTTGATGTTTGATGGACTCTTTTGGCTCTAGGATCAAGTCATCTGCACACATTACAGTCGCTATGGCATCTGCAAATTTGGTCCAGCTTGTAGGTTTGACCATTCCATCCAGCTCCCGGATTCGACTGGAAGCTCACATGCTGTAGTAGAACCTCCTCAGCTCGGTGCTAATGGGAATGAAAGTGACGGTTGGAATTGACCACCAAGCTTCTTTGTTCGCTTCTTCTCCACCAAGCACGGAAGTTTAAGGATTTCATGAGCTTACATAACTGATACATTTTGTCTTTATAGTGGTTTTTTTTTTTTTTTTTTTAATTTTCGTCACAAACGTTTAGGTTAAAAAACTACACTCTCTGAACAATATCTATGCGGCAAGCCTATCCTCGGTGCATTTGACAGATTTTCACCAAAGAACTTTTGTAATCTATCCACCACACTCTACCTCTTGAGGTTATAAATGGAACCTGCCTGTTTTTTTCCATTGGTTCTTTATTCGTAACTGCGATCAGTTTTAAGTTTTGGAACCTGAGGACAGTTGATGTTTGTTTTTGCCGCAAAGGGGTTTGAGACGCAGGCTCTTGAGTATTCAGACATATAACATGACGTTTATGCAGTTTTGTATTACATGACTACTAAGGACATATCTCAATCTTTATATATTCGAACCAAGAACAATGTAAAACTATAATTTATTTTTGTACCCCAAAAAAGTGAAGCAAGAAGAAGACAAGTTGGCAACAGCTCACTGGTTCTGCTTCCTTATCATCGACTTCTTCAACCGAGTTAGCGGAAACAAAGCCATCCCTTCTGCAACACAGAGAAGAAGCTAATATCTGTGAGAAGCCTACTCTTTTGTCAAGATTTGGTTTTGGGGGTGGAAAGAAGAAGGTATACCTTTTCTCGTGGAGGTTGAGGATTACGTTTCTTCTGATGGTTGTTTTTACTCTGAGGCTCTGGACCTGTAACCAGACTCTCAGGTCCCGCGATAGCTGTTTTCTTGGTCTTCTTGTCGTCACGAGCCTGGTTGAAGATGACGGTGAACCCTTGTGCTGAGGCTGGATTAGTGGCGTCCCATTCCCCAAACTTTGGCAGTTGTCTTCCTTTGTTTCCCTAGAGAAACATATTTGTTTATCATCATAATTCCATATAAGAGTTTAAGTTATGAAGACAAAGAGATGGATATTGTTCTTACCGTGGCCATTTGTCCAAATTAGAACAGAGGATTATAAGAGGAGAGAATATTGATGATGATATGGGAAGAGGAGATGAAGTTTTAATATAAAGGATGAGAAAGGAAGACCACGTCGTCGTTGAAACACATCAATCTCCTTTGGTTTCATACACCTTTTCTCCTTCCCGCGTCTTTCCCAACAGATATACCTAAAATAAATTAATTAGCAAATTAAATATATATATATATATATATATATAAATATATTGGTGAACAAAGACTAAAAACGTGGAGTATAGGCAAATGTTCTCGTCTTCTCCACCAATTTCACTATGCATCAATGGTATTAGACCAACTTTCAACAGCCTTAGAAGAATTTTTCGAATCTGTATGGTTATAGTCTACTGCTATGTTTAATTAGTTTCTAGTAGTCTAGCTAAGGTCGTGTCAAAAGCCTGTATATTATAATCTACCTCTGTTATGGTGGGCTGCTACTATATGCCTTCTAGGATCGCAAATGGTTGGCGTTCGAATAAATAAATAAAAGCTTCGTCAAGTTAGCAATGCCTTTTTATTAGTATAAAATAATTACTTTTTTTTTTTTAAAGAAAAAAAGATTAAACCCGAATCTATTAAAAACACAGACCTAACTCTTGGGTGAGAGGTGCATCCCACTGATAGACCTATATCCGTATACGGTGACCAGAAAAATGTGACTTAATTTCGTATGACAGTTGGATCGAAATTGAAATGGGGTGAGATCCCAAGGGCCTTCCTCTTACCACTTGCCCACGGATTCCCGATCTATAAAATAGTTACTTTTCAACTTAATACAAAGGCCCTTGCGATATTCAAATAATAACAGTGTAATCCAAATCTAAAAGCAATGTCCTCGAAGCCAAACTTTACTGACCGAGTAGATGATGAAACGGATACGACTATTGGATTGTGTTTATCTAGCCCCATACTGATTATTATACATATATATTCAGGATCACGATAGTTAACTATAGAGTATAGACTATTATTACATAAATAGTTTTTCGAAAGCTGGTTTAGAGTCACATAAATAATTGCACACAGTATTTTCTTTAGAGTTAAGATTTTTGTTTTTTAATCAAATTCTTTAGAGTTAAGATTTATAATACAAGAGTGGGACAGATCCTCTGGTCCAAAATAACCCAAGAGTGGGGCTTAAAAAACTAATTAAAACTTGAGAGCTTAATTTTTGTTAAAGAAAAATAATTAATAAAAGAAAAAAAAAACTTAAAGAG
Proteins encoded:
- the LOC106307213 gene encoding zinc finger CCCH domain-containing protein 43 — its product is MIGISGSIARDGLETEPVSRSPSLADGSPPSDLNHAADVLSKELKNVGLDEEKMTSVPGGVDSKALEEEEEEEDGVSENESEALYPVRPGAEDCAFYMRTGSCKFGSTCKFNHPLPNPTNIQIARESKVREKEEDADKMRLMDCKYYFRTGGCKYGLTCRFNHTKPNSDVPPSAPELNFLGLPIRPGEIECLFYMRNGSCKFGADCKFNHPDPTTLGGTDSPSFHGNNGGSIGSFSPKSTFQPSSTSWSSPRHANGTAPFIPSMLSQSRGASSQAPEWIGYQGTTMYPSERSVFSTSTTYLMNYSSAETSIFTPYKYQKPAEEFPERPDQPDCSYYLKTGDCKFKFTCKYHHPKNRLPKQPPFALNDKGLPLRPDQVICTHYSRYGICKFGPACRFDHSIQLPDSTGSSHAVVEPPQLGANGNESDGWN
- the LOC106307214 gene encoding RPM1-interacting protein 4; the encoded protein is MATGNKGRQLPKFGEWDATNPASAQGFTVIFNQARDDKKTKKTAIAGPESLVTGPEPQSKNNHQKKRNPQPPREKKGWLCFR